The stretch of DNA TTTCTCTTCTCGGCAGGTTGATGTAACAGAGGAGATGCTGTTAGAAAGATTGGCGTTGTCTTTTCCAGATATTATAAACAAGCTTTCTAAGATGAATCCTCAACAACAAAAGAAATTCATCGAGCAAGTACGTCGAGATACCGTTGCTGCTGCTTCCGCGAGGGGTCAAAGTGATGAGCATGCACGGAAGTTGGGTGATACTGTTGCTATGGCTATGTTAAAAGCGATTTCTAGTCCTTCCATTGCGGATGCTTATTTTTAGTCATTTCTTTAAAAAAATGTGTATTTACAGTTGACTTTAAGGATCTTTTTTCCAGCTTTTCGTGAGGTTTTGAAAAGCGTGTAGGAGAGTTTTACTATCCGTTTTCTATTTGATCTTATTAAGGGTAGAAAATGGTACAACACTTGAATTTCCGCTTTTTTCTGCAGTTTTTAGAATGTTTCTTTGTCTATATCCTAAAGATAAGGATAGGATTTTGAGAGGTTGATGAGATCATAGTATGTGGGCAAAATATTTAAATGGGGATGAGCAATATAAATTTTTGTTCAGATGATCTTAAAGTTGTTTTTTCTGCCTCTTTATAGAATTTTTCCAAAAATGGATAGAAGTAGTTATTAAATTTTTCATACGGTTAGCGACTGTTGTATTTGCGCATATTTGTAAACTTCTTATACACAATTATTGGCTTTGGGATTGTCTTTTGTAGATGGTTTTTCTGGCATAAAGTTTTTGCAGTAGGTGTTTACCGTCAAGGAATGAGTCGATAACGGTTTGTATTTTTAGTAGAATCTTTGCGGTATCGAGGGCATTGAGTGAGGATATTCTAGTTTATGTTGCTTTTTGTGATTATGGAATTGATCTCAATAAAGGTTTAAATAATCTCTCATATAAAAAATAGCAGAGGCTTTTAAATGTTATTTTTATTTGCTAAAAGATAAAAGTTGGCTGTGCTGTAGCTCTATCAGTAATTGATAGAGTTAATTACTTTTTCTGCACATTTACACCTTCATTATAGTTTCTTTATTTTTCGATATTTTATGAGATACAGAAATATATAATGAGTAAGCTGAGAGTTTTTCTTTTTTTGCAAAAATTTATCTTGAAACTGTCTTAATATTTTCATTTTCAAGCCGCTCTTTAGCTTTTTTTTTCTGTAAAATACGCCTGCAAAGCCATACCGGCTAGGATTTTGAGAATGTTTTAATGAAGAGAAAGAAAATGCAATTTGTGAAGATCCTTTTAAGTGCAGCGTTTGCTGTATTTTTTGTGTTTGATATAAGTTTGGCTCGTACTATTTTAAATGTTGCGGACTCAAATAAAAGCTCAGTGATTATTGCTTCTAGAATTTCTGCTCGTCCTTATGAATCCCTTATTCAGAAATTCGCAAATAAGCATAATGTTCCTGTTAATTTAGCACATGCTGTTGTAAGAGTTGAAAGTAATTATAAGGCGCATACAAAGGGGGCTGCTGGCGAAATAGGCTTGATGCAAATTAAACCCTCTACAGCGCGAGGGTTGGGTTTTAATGGTTCTGTACAAGATCTTTACGACCCTGCGACAAATCTTGAATATGGTATGCGTTATTTGGCGCAGGCATATAAACTCAGTGGTGGGAATACGTGTGGCACGATCCTTAAATATAATGCAGGTCATGCTGCAAAAAAAATGAATTCCATTTCAGCGAAATATTGCTTAAAAGTGAAAACTTATCTGGCTTCATTAAAATAAAAATGACCTTGCAAGTGATGTATTTGCTATAAAATATCTTGAGGGTGCACTTTTCACTTGACTAAAAATGTTTTATAAATGGTGCGTCAGTCGGCTGGGCAGCCGCGCTTGTCCAATGCCTAAAGGCGGCAGGTGAGGAAAGTCCGGGCTCCATGGAAAAACGGTGCCGGGTAACACCCGGCGGGGGTGACCCTAGGGAAAGTGCCACAGAAAGCAAACCGCCTATTTTTATAGGTAAGGGTGAAAGGGTGGGGTAAGAGCCCACCGCGCATTCAGTAATGAATGTGGCAAGGTAAACCCCACCGGGAGCAAGACCGAATAGAAATGACGCGCAAGGCTTAGCTTGCAGCCGTTTTCCGGGCGAGTCATTTGGGTGGGTTGCATGAGGCGGATGGTAACATCCGTCCCAGATGAATGGTTGCCACGTAGAGTGTAAGCTTTACCATACAGAACCCGGCTTACAGGCCGACTGATATTCTATGATTGATATCATACACCACTGGCATTGCACATGGGCTTTTTTCTCATGAAGTCGCGTGTTTGAAGTTTATATTTAAACAAGCGTGTTTTTTTAATTATATAACATTTTTTTAAGTATAATGCGTTAGGATGTGTAATAGGGTTAACTTTAGCTTTATGTTCTTTCATTGTGATAGACATGAAAGTTGAGGCTTTTGTTATTCTGATATCAGTTGCCACTGATGGCTATTGATTTGAAAAGGCATAAATCAAGACGGATTATTTTGACAGAGCAGGGTAACAGAGCTGAACGCCATATTCCAGTGTTATTGCAGCCAGTTTTAGCTGGGCTTATGCCATTGGTTGGGGCAAGAGTCATTGATGGCACCTTTGGTGCTGGTGGTTATACGCGTGCTTTATTAAACGCGGGTGCAGAGGTTATTGCTCTTGATCGTGATCCTCATGCAATTGAAAAGGGGCAATTGCTTGTTGATGAATTTTTTCCACGACTTCGTTTAGTGCAGATGGAGTTTTCACAGTTAGAGAGTGTCGTGAAAGAGAAGGTAGATGCTGTTATTTTGGATATTGGTGTTTCTTCAATGCAGCTTGATGAAGCTGAGAGGGGGTTTTCTTTTCAAAAAGATGGCCCATTAGATATGCGAATGGCTCAGAATGGTTTTACTGCCGCAGATGTTGTCAATCGTTTAAAAGGTGATGATTTAGCGCGAATCTTTAAAATATTAGGGGAAGAACGCTATGCGGGCCGAATTGCACGGATGATTGAAAAGCGCCGCCACGTTCAACCTTTTTTGCGTACAGGTGATCTTGCTCATGCCATCGAGGAGTTGGTGGGCCGTAAAAGTGGAGATCGCATTCATCCTGCAACGCGTGTATTCCAAGCTCTTCGTATTTATGTTAATGATGAAATTGGTGAACTTGCGCGTGGCTTATTTGCTGCTGAACGCGTTTTAAAAGCAGGAGGCCGTCTGGGTGTCGTAAGTTTTCATTCTCTTGAAGATCGTATGGTCAAAAGATTTTTTTCTGCTCGTTCAGGAGAGCGTATGAGATCGCGCTATCTTCCTGAAATAGAGACAGTTCCAGCAACATTTTTTCCTTTGTTTAAAGGTGGGATCACTGCAACTAAAGAAGAGCTACAGCAAAATCCTCGTTCACGCTCTGCGAGATTGCGTATTGGGATACGTACCGAGGCCGAGAGTCTTGTTTCAGATATGAAATTATTTGATTTAGCAGAGATTGCCAGTTTTGAAGGCGGAAAAAAATGACAGTTTTTCGTACATTTGATATGATTTTAGTGATGATTATGATTTGTATGGCAGGTCTTACTTATAAGGTGAAATATGATGTTCAAAAGCGGATGAACGAAGTTCGTCGTCTTGAACATGAAATTGCTGCAGCAAAAAATACAGTGAATTTGCTTCATGCTGAATGGGCTGTGATGATAGAGCCTTCACGAATGCAAAAACTTGCGAAGCGTTATCAAAAAGAGCTTGGTTTAGAGATCATGCAGCCTCGACAAGTAGTAGAGCTTGGGGATATTCCGGTACGTGTACACGATCCAATTGAAGAAGTGATTAAACAAAATATCTTGGACGATGGTAAGGATATTTTGGCGCATAATCACGCTTCTCAGGAGAACTGCATTGTTCAAAAAGGCGTGCGGTGATGAAATCATACTTTCTATTCTCGCAGAAGAAAAAGCGTTTAAAGAATCCGCTAGATATTCAAAACTTCCCTGCTCGTCGTTCCTATTCTAGTCGACCACGCTTGCTTTTTTCTTTGTTCTGTTTTCTTATTTTATATGGTGTTATGGGAGCTTGTCTTATTTCTTATGGGCTTCAAGGTGGGCAGATTGAAGAAGCAAAAGGACCTAGTGTTCTTCAATTGACTGCACGACCCGATATTATTGATCGTAATGGTCGTTTGTTGGCAACAGATATTAAAACTTATTCGCTTTTTGTTGAACCACGACGTATTATTGATGTAGATGAAACCATTGAATTGCTCTCAACAGTTTTGCCTGATCTCAATTGGCAAGAAACTTATAAACGCTTAAAAAGAAAGTCTAGTTTTTCTTGGATTCAGCGTGGGTTAACGCCAATACAGAAGACGCAAATTATGGCTCTTGGTATTCCTGGAATTGGGTTTCGTACTGAAATCCGTCGTTTTTATCCGAGTGGATCTGTGGTTTCGCATATTCTCGGCATGGTGAATGTTGATAATCAAGGCATAGCGGGGATGGAAAAATATATTGATGATGCTGGTTTGAGTGCCTTGCGTGCAGCTGGTCTTGCAACTGAAGAAACATTAAAGTCAGTTCAGCTTTCGATTGATGTGCGTGTTCAGACAATTGTGCATGATGAGCTTAAGAAAGCAATGAAGCGTTATAAAGCGATTGCGGCAGGAGCTGTTATTTTAAATATCCACACGAATGAAGTTCTGGCTATGGTATCACTACCAGGTTTTGACCCTGGAAATCCTGTTGAAGCTTTGAAAAGTGATCGCTTAAATCGGATGACTGCTGGAACTTTTGAGATGGGATCTATTATTAAAAGTTTTACGACCGCAATGGCACTTGATTCAGGTCTTTTTCATTTAAATAGTGTTATTGATGCTTCACAACCTATTAAAGCAAGTCAAAATTATTTTATTCGTGATTTTCATGGGAAAAATCGTCTCTTAACGCTATGGGAAGTTTTCATTTATTCCTCTAACATTGGTTCTGCTAGGGAAGCATTGGCGATAGGAATTGACGGACATCGTGATTTTTTGAAACGACTTGGTTTACTTGATCGAATGACAACGGAATTACCTGAAGTTGCACACCCTATTGTGCCACCTCATTGGAAAGATATCCATTCGATGACGATCTCTTTTGGACATGGTATGGCAACAACGCCTTTGCAAACAGCAGTAGGTGCTGCTGCTTTAGTAAATGGTGGTTTGTTGATTGAACCTACATTTTTAAAACGTACAAAAGAACAGGCGTTGCAACGTGCAAAACAAGTTTTGCAGGCTAAAACGAGTCAAAACATGCGTTATCTTTATAAATTAAACAGTGATATTGGTTCGGGACGTAATGCAAAGGTAGAAGGTTATCGCGTTGGTGGTAAGACAGGAACAGCCGAAAAAGTTGAAAATGGAAAATATTCTAAAACAAAAAATTTCAATAGTTTTCTTGCTGCTTTTCCTATTGAGAATCCTTCCTATGTTGTTTTAACAATTATTGATGAACCGCAGCCTGAAGATGGACAGCGCTCAGCAACAGCAGCAATGAATGCAGGGCCGATGCTTGCTAACATTATTCGCCGTTCAGCTAGTTTTTTGGGAATAAAACCAGATTTTGAAAAAGAGTACGAGCCTATTTTGAGCATAAAGAACAGTTCGAGTTTCGTTAAACAACGGTAAAATTAATATAAAGGTGCGCTATCATGTTGTTTGGAAAAGTTTTTACAGAATGTGTTGAAGATGAGAACCTTTCTGCAATGGAGATAACAGGAATAAGTGCAGATTCTCGGCAAGTTTTTCCGGGCTATGTTTTTATCGCTGTTCAAGGAAATCAAGGTGATGGTAGACATTATATAAATGATGCACTAAAGCGTGGTGCACGAGCAATTGTTACAGATCATAATGTTGTTTTTGAAGATTTACCTGTTCCCGTT from Bartonella taylorii encodes:
- a CDS encoding lytic transglycosylase domain-containing protein; the protein is MQFVKILLSAAFAVFFVFDISLARTILNVADSNKSSVIIASRISARPYESLIQKFANKHNVPVNLAHAVVRVESNYKAHTKGAAGEIGLMQIKPSTARGLGFNGSVQDLYDPATNLEYGMRYLAQAYKLSGGNTCGTILKYNAGHAAKKMNSISAKYCLKVKTYLASLK
- the rsmH gene encoding 16S rRNA (cytosine(1402)-N(4))-methyltransferase RsmH; its protein translation is MTEQGNRAERHIPVLLQPVLAGLMPLVGARVIDGTFGAGGYTRALLNAGAEVIALDRDPHAIEKGQLLVDEFFPRLRLVQMEFSQLESVVKEKVDAVILDIGVSSMQLDEAERGFSFQKDGPLDMRMAQNGFTAADVVNRLKGDDLARIFKILGEERYAGRIARMIEKRRHVQPFLRTGDLAHAIEELVGRKSGDRIHPATRVFQALRIYVNDEIGELARGLFAAERVLKAGGRLGVVSFHSLEDRMVKRFFSARSGERMRSRYLPEIETVPATFFPLFKGGITATKEELQQNPRSRSARLRIGIRTEAESLVSDMKLFDLAEIASFEGGKK
- the ftsL gene encoding cell division protein FtsL; the encoded protein is MTVFRTFDMILVMIMICMAGLTYKVKYDVQKRMNEVRRLEHEIAAAKNTVNLLHAEWAVMIEPSRMQKLAKRYQKELGLEIMQPRQVVELGDIPVRVHDPIEEVIKQNILDDGKDILAHNHASQENCIVQKGVR
- a CDS encoding peptidoglycan D,D-transpeptidase FtsI family protein, with the translated sequence MKSYFLFSQKKKRLKNPLDIQNFPARRSYSSRPRLLFSLFCFLILYGVMGACLISYGLQGGQIEEAKGPSVLQLTARPDIIDRNGRLLATDIKTYSLFVEPRRIIDVDETIELLSTVLPDLNWQETYKRLKRKSSFSWIQRGLTPIQKTQIMALGIPGIGFRTEIRRFYPSGSVVSHILGMVNVDNQGIAGMEKYIDDAGLSALRAAGLATEETLKSVQLSIDVRVQTIVHDELKKAMKRYKAIAAGAVILNIHTNEVLAMVSLPGFDPGNPVEALKSDRLNRMTAGTFEMGSIIKSFTTAMALDSGLFHLNSVIDASQPIKASQNYFIRDFHGKNRLLTLWEVFIYSSNIGSAREALAIGIDGHRDFLKRLGLLDRMTTELPEVAHPIVPPHWKDIHSMTISFGHGMATTPLQTAVGAAALVNGGLLIEPTFLKRTKEQALQRAKQVLQAKTSQNMRYLYKLNSDIGSGRNAKVEGYRVGGKTGTAEKVENGKYSKTKNFNSFLAAFPIENPSYVVLTIIDEPQPEDGQRSATAAMNAGPMLANIIRRSASFLGIKPDFEKEYEPILSIKNSSSFVKQR